One genomic region from Fictibacillus marinisediminis encodes:
- the ftsX gene encoding permease-like cell division protein FtsX — MKSRTLKRHFTEAFKSLGRNGWMSFASVSAVTVTLLLVGVFLVVLLNLNHLASQIEGDVEIRAYIDRTTKQTEYADLQQKMEQVPHVNEVKFQSKEDGLKELIKSLGDEGKAFSSLKKENPLPDAYIIKTKKPQDTASVASEIEKFDHIKKVDYGQGTVERLFKVTGAARNVGIVLIIGLIFTAMFLISNTIKLTIVSRRKEIEIMKLVGATNGFIRWPFFIEGFVLGVMGAIVPILVIVFGYEFLHGSVNNQLDTVFVRLLPVYPMVLQLSALLAVIGGLIGVWGSMTSVRKFLKV; from the coding sequence ATGAAATCTAGAACCCTAAAGCGTCACTTTACAGAAGCATTTAAAAGTCTTGGGAGAAATGGCTGGATGTCATTTGCCTCCGTTAGTGCAGTAACGGTTACTTTATTGCTTGTCGGCGTTTTTCTAGTGGTCCTATTAAACTTAAATCATCTTGCAAGCCAGATTGAAGGCGATGTAGAGATTCGGGCGTATATTGACCGCACGACAAAACAGACGGAATATGCTGATCTGCAGCAAAAAATGGAACAGGTTCCGCATGTCAATGAAGTGAAGTTCCAATCCAAAGAAGATGGATTGAAAGAATTGATCAAAAGCCTTGGTGATGAAGGAAAAGCTTTCTCATCTCTGAAAAAAGAGAATCCATTGCCAGATGCGTACATCATTAAAACGAAGAAGCCTCAGGATACCGCATCTGTAGCTTCTGAAATAGAGAAATTTGACCACATCAAGAAGGTTGATTACGGCCAGGGAACCGTAGAACGGCTGTTTAAAGTGACTGGCGCTGCCAGAAATGTTGGGATTGTATTGATCATTGGATTGATCTTTACAGCAATGTTCCTCATTTCAAACACGATTAAACTTACAATTGTGTCCCGGCGTAAAGAAATTGAAATTATGAAACTTGTTGGTGCAACAAATGGCTTTATTCGCTGGCCTTTCTTCATTGAAGGGTTTGTACTGGGTGTGATGGGAGCGATTGTTCCGATCCTCGTTATCGTGTTCGGATACGAATTCCTGCACGGCTCAGTCAATAATCAGCTTGATACCGTCTTTGTCAGACTGCTGCCGGTCTATCCGATGGTACTTCAGCTTTCAGCATTGCTGGCCGTTATCGGTGGATTGATTGGAGTATGGGGAAGCATGACATCCGTACGTAAATTCTTAAAAGTATAA
- the ftsE gene encoding cell division ATP-binding protein FtsE: MIEMKDVWKTYPNGVMALNGIDIYIDKGEFVYVVGPSGAGKSTFIKCMYREEKPTKGSILIQGTDLAKLRERNIPKMRRKIGVVFQDFKLLPKLTVYENVAFALEVIEESPKVIRQRVMEVLDLVRLKNKARSFPDELSGGEQQRVSIARSIVNHPPVIIADEPTGNLDPETAWEIMDIFKEINERGTTVVMATHNKDIVNSFQKRVIAIEGGRIVRDEQKGEYGYEI, translated from the coding sequence TTGATAGAAATGAAAGATGTATGGAAAACATATCCCAATGGTGTGATGGCTTTAAACGGGATAGATATCTACATAGATAAAGGTGAATTTGTTTATGTAGTAGGGCCGAGTGGAGCCGGTAAATCTACATTCATCAAGTGCATGTACCGAGAAGAGAAGCCGACAAAAGGTTCAATCCTCATACAGGGCACAGATCTGGCAAAATTAAGGGAAAGAAACATTCCTAAAATGCGCAGGAAGATTGGAGTAGTCTTTCAGGACTTTAAACTTTTGCCAAAGCTGACTGTATATGAAAATGTTGCTTTTGCACTTGAAGTTATTGAAGAGTCTCCAAAAGTTATCCGCCAGCGCGTCATGGAAGTTCTCGATCTGGTTCGGCTGAAAAACAAAGCACGTTCTTTTCCGGATGAGCTATCAGGCGGAGAACAGCAGCGTGTATCGATCGCCCGTTCCATTGTTAATCATCCTCCAGTTATTATTGCGGATGAGCCGACAGGAAACCTTGACCCTGAAACGGCATGGGAGATCATGGACATCTTCAAGGAAATCAACGAACGTGGTACGACAGTTGTCATGGCCACTCACAATAAAGATATTGTTAACAGTTTTCAAAAGCGCGTAATCGCCATTGAAGGCGGACGAATCGTGCGTGACGAGCAGAAGGGGGAATACGGCTATGAAATCTAG
- a CDS encoding YitT family protein encodes MMTALRRRNGVLPPKAELALEYIFVVIGSAFVALAFSVFLLPNKIASGGVSGISTILKWVVGWDPSIVQWALNIPLFFAGIIFLGRQFGAKTLVGTVVLPLFVLVFSGWGPATNDPLLGALFGGLGVGAGLGIVFRGKASTGGVDLLAQILHKYAGISLGTCILFIDGTIVCTSALVFGLEKALYALIAMFLTAKTIDVVQMGLGVSKVALIISDQEEEMRQGILTEIYRGVTKINAFGGYTQDERPMLMCVVAQYEVTKLKQFVKSIDPAAFIILLNANEVLGEGFKRA; translated from the coding sequence ATGATGACAGCTTTGCGAAGACGTAATGGGGTTTTGCCGCCAAAGGCAGAGCTCGCTTTGGAATATATATTTGTGGTGATCGGTTCGGCCTTTGTAGCGCTTGCCTTTTCTGTGTTTTTGCTGCCGAACAAGATTGCTTCCGGCGGAGTGAGCGGGATCAGTACCATCTTAAAATGGGTGGTAGGCTGGGATCCGTCGATTGTCCAATGGGCACTTAACATTCCGCTATTTTTTGCCGGTATAATTTTTCTCGGAAGGCAGTTTGGCGCTAAAACACTCGTCGGCACTGTTGTTTTACCCCTCTTCGTTTTAGTATTCAGCGGTTGGGGACCAGCTACGAACGATCCGCTGCTTGGTGCGTTATTCGGAGGATTGGGTGTTGGAGCCGGATTGGGCATCGTATTCCGAGGAAAAGCATCAACAGGCGGTGTTGACTTGCTGGCGCAGATCCTTCACAAATATGCCGGAATCTCCCTCGGGACATGCATTCTGTTTATTGATGGAACGATAGTTTGTACATCCGCTCTTGTTTTCGGTCTTGAAAAAGCTCTTTACGCTTTGATCGCCATGTTCCTGACGGCAAAAACCATTGACGTTGTGCAAATGGGGCTTGGTGTATCTAAAGTGGCGCTGATCATCTCGGATCAGGAGGAAGAAATGCGCCAAGGGATTCTAACCGAGATCTACAGAGGTGTAACAAAGATCAATGCGTTCGGTGGATATACACAGGATGAGCGTCCGATGCTCATGTGTGTAGTCGCTCAATATGAGGTGACCAAACTAAAGCAATTTGTCAAAAGTATAGATCCTGCTGCGTTCATTATCCTGTTGAACGCCAATGAAGTTCTGGGCGAAGGATTTAAGCGTGCATAA
- the prfB gene encoding peptide chain release factor 2 (programmed frameshift), with the protein MELVEIKQELNIMAKRLADFRGLFDLDNKKAKIAELDEKMSAPAFWDDQNAAQTVISEANGLKEQVNQFEDLNGRYEDLEVAHEMLKEEPDADMQKELERDLKELSNALNTFELSLLLNQPYDSNNAILELHPGAGGTESQDWASMLLRMYTRYAERKGFKVETLDYLPGDEAGVKSVTLGIKGHNAYGYLKAEKGVHRLVRISPFDSSGRRHTSFVSCDVVPEINDDSEIDVRTEDLKVDTYRASGAGGQHVNTTDSAVRITHIPTNTVVSCQTERSQIKNRDRAMKMLKAKLLQRKIEEQQAELAEIRGEQKEIGWGSQIRSYVFHPYSLVKDHRTNTEMGNVQAVMDGDIESFIDAYLRSKI; encoded by the exons ATGGAATTAGTAGAGATTAAGCAGGAACTGAACATTATGGCTAAGCGATTAGCGGACTTCAGG GGTCTCTTTGACCTCGATAACAAGAAGGCAAAGATAGCAGAGCTCGATGAAAAAATGAGCGCACCGGCATTCTGGGATGACCAGAACGCTGCGCAAACGGTCATCAGTGAAGCCAACGGGCTGAAAGAGCAAGTGAACCAGTTCGAAGATTTAAACGGACGTTACGAAGATCTTGAAGTCGCACATGAAATGCTGAAGGAAGAACCCGATGCTGACATGCAGAAGGAACTTGAGCGCGATTTAAAAGAACTGTCCAATGCTTTAAATACATTTGAGCTTTCTCTTCTTTTAAACCAGCCATACGACAGCAACAATGCGATACTCGAACTTCACCCGGGGGCTGGGGGGACCGAGTCACAGGACTGGGCTTCCATGCTTCTCCGCATGTACACACGCTACGCGGAACGGAAAGGGTTCAAGGTAGAAACGCTGGATTACCTGCCTGGAGATGAAGCGGGTGTGAAAAGCGTAACGCTTGGCATTAAAGGCCACAACGCATACGGTTATTTAAAAGCGGAAAAAGGAGTTCACCGCTTGGTCAGGATCTCTCCATTTGACTCATCGGGACGCCGGCATACGTCGTTCGTATCATGCGATGTCGTTCCAGAGATCAATGATGATTCTGAAATTGATGTTCGTACCGAAGATTTAAAAGTGGATACGTACCGGGCCAGCGGAGCAGGCGGCCAGCACGTTAACACGACGGACTCCGCCGTTCGGATTACCCATATTCCTACAAACACCGTCGTATCGTGCCAAACCGAGCGCTCACAGATCAAGAACCGTGACCGTGCGATGAAAATGCTGAAAGCGAAACTTCTTCAGCGGAAGATTGAAGAGCAGCAGGCAGAATTGGCTGAAATCCGCGGAGAACAAAAAGAGATCGGGTGGGGAAGCCAGATTCGTTCCTACGTTTTCCATCCATACAGCCTCGTAAAAGACCACCGTACCAATACGGAGATGGGGAACGTTCAAGCAGTTATGGACGGAGACATCGAAAGCTTTATCGACGCGTATCTGCGTTCTAAAATTTAA
- the secA gene encoding preprotein translocase subunit SecA gives MIGLLKKIFPSTNDRNLNRYQKIADQVDGLGDALKGLSEDELRQKTEEFRERIAKGESLDALLPEAFAVVREAAERVLGMRPYPVQIMGATALHEGNISEMKTGEGKTLVATMPVYLNALEGKGVHVVTVNEYLARRDSELMSPLYNFLGLSVGLNISNLSREEKQEAYAADITYGTNNEYGFDYLRDNMVVYKEQMVQRPLNYAIVDEVDSILIDEARTPLIISGSAQKSTEMYMMANMFVRTLKKEEDYTVDVKTKNVQLTEDGITKAEKYFNIDNLYDYNHVTLNHHINQALKANIIMILDVDYVVQDGEVVIVDPFTGRLMAGRRYSEGLHQAIEAKEGLEIQRESMTLATITFQNYFRMYNKLSGMTGTAKTEEEEFRNIYNMEVVAIPTNRPIAREDNSDFVYKSMAGKFRAIVKEIQERHVTGQPILVGTVAVETSELLSQMLRKKGIPHNVLNAKNHEREAEIIENAGQAGMVTIATNMAGRGTDIKLGEGVRELGGLHILGTERHESRRIDNQLRGRSGRQGDPGSSQFYISMEDELMRRFGSDNMMNMMERLGMDEDTPIESKLVTKAVESAQKRVEGSNFDARKQLLQYDDVMRQQREIIYKQRQEVLDAENLGNIVLRMVDSVIDRIVKAHTADETVQEEWDLAEIVNYAAATFLNEDDVTVKELEGLDQEEIIELLEEKAHHAFAEKESMIEPEHMREFEKAVILRSVDSKWMDHIDQMEQLRQGIHLRAYGQNDPLREYQFEGFEMFEAMIAAIEEEVAMYIMKAQVEQNMQREQVAEGKAVVPSDKQETKRQPVKKKQDIGRNALCPCGSGKKYKQCHGAAEN, from the coding sequence ATGATAGGATTGCTTAAAAAGATTTTTCCAAGTACGAACGATCGAAATTTAAATAGATACCAGAAGATCGCTGATCAGGTAGATGGACTGGGGGATGCTCTTAAAGGTCTTTCCGAGGATGAACTTCGTCAAAAAACGGAGGAATTCAGAGAGCGCATCGCCAAAGGGGAATCTCTGGATGCCCTTCTTCCTGAGGCGTTTGCGGTTGTCAGAGAAGCGGCAGAACGTGTACTCGGAATGCGTCCGTATCCTGTTCAAATCATGGGGGCGACTGCACTTCATGAAGGAAACATTTCTGAAATGAAAACCGGTGAAGGTAAAACACTCGTTGCGACGATGCCTGTTTATTTGAATGCCCTTGAAGGCAAAGGCGTTCACGTGGTCACAGTCAATGAATACCTTGCCCGCCGTGACTCCGAATTGATGAGTCCTCTGTATAATTTTCTTGGTCTTTCGGTTGGACTGAACATCTCCAACCTCTCCAGAGAAGAAAAGCAGGAAGCGTATGCAGCTGACATCACGTACGGTACAAACAACGAATATGGCTTTGATTATCTCCGTGACAACATGGTTGTTTATAAAGAACAAATGGTTCAGCGTCCGTTGAACTATGCCATCGTCGATGAGGTGGACTCCATTCTTATTGACGAAGCCCGTACACCGCTGATCATTTCGGGTTCAGCTCAAAAGTCTACGGAAATGTACATGATGGCCAACATGTTTGTCCGCACGCTGAAAAAAGAAGAAGATTACACCGTTGATGTGAAGACGAAAAACGTTCAGCTCACAGAAGATGGGATTACAAAAGCAGAAAAATATTTTAATATTGATAACTTGTATGATTATAACCACGTTACCCTGAACCACCATATCAACCAGGCGCTTAAAGCAAATATCATTATGATTCTTGATGTGGATTACGTTGTTCAGGACGGCGAAGTTGTCATCGTTGACCCGTTCACCGGCCGGCTGATGGCAGGCCGCCGCTACAGCGAAGGTCTCCACCAGGCGATTGAAGCAAAAGAAGGTCTGGAAATTCAGCGCGAGAGCATGACGCTTGCAACGATTACTTTCCAAAACTACTTCCGTATGTACAATAAGCTTTCCGGTATGACGGGTACAGCAAAAACGGAAGAAGAAGAATTCCGCAACATTTACAATATGGAAGTTGTCGCGATTCCGACGAACCGTCCGATTGCTCGTGAAGATAACTCCGATTTTGTTTATAAATCAATGGCAGGCAAATTCCGCGCCATCGTTAAAGAAATTCAGGAACGCCATGTGACCGGACAGCCGATCCTCGTCGGTACGGTTGCGGTTGAAACCTCTGAGCTTCTTTCACAAATGCTTCGCAAAAAAGGGATTCCGCATAATGTTTTGAATGCGAAAAACCACGAGCGTGAAGCAGAAATCATTGAAAATGCAGGCCAGGCCGGCATGGTTACCATCGCCACAAACATGGCGGGCCGTGGTACGGATATCAAGCTTGGAGAAGGTGTCCGTGAACTTGGAGGCCTCCATATTTTAGGTACAGAACGCCATGAATCACGCCGTATCGATAACCAGCTCCGCGGACGTTCCGGACGTCAGGGAGATCCAGGCTCTTCGCAATTCTACATCTCCATGGAAGATGAGCTGATGCGCCGATTCGGTTCAGATAACATGATGAACATGATGGAACGTCTTGGCATGGATGAAGATACGCCAATTGAAAGCAAGCTCGTCACAAAAGCGGTTGAATCTGCGCAAAAACGAGTTGAAGGATCCAACTTTGATGCTCGTAAGCAGCTTCTTCAATATGACGATGTTATGCGCCAGCAGCGTGAGATCATCTACAAACAGCGCCAGGAAGTGCTTGATGCTGAAAATTTAGGTAACATCGTTCTTAGAATGGTGGATTCGGTTATTGACCGTATCGTTAAAGCACATACTGCTGACGAAACGGTTCAGGAAGAATGGGATCTTGCTGAGATTGTAAATTACGCTGCCGCTACTTTCCTAAATGAAGATGACGTGACAGTCAAAGAGCTTGAAGGACTGGATCAGGAAGAAATCATCGAGCTTCTGGAAGAAAAAGCGCACCACGCGTTTGCTGAGAAAGAATCGATGATCGAGCCAGAACATATGCGTGAGTTTGAAAAAGCGGTCATCCTGCGTTCTGTTGACTCCAAATGGATGGATCACATTGACCAGATGGAACAGCTTCGCCAAGGGATTCACCTTCGTGCATACGGACAAAACGATCCACTTCGCGAGTATCAGTTTGAAGGATTTGAGATGTTCGAGGCCATGATTGCTGCGATTGAAGAAGAAGTCGCAATGTACATCATGAAAGCTCAAGTGGAGCAGAACATGCAGCGTGAGCAAGTGGCTGAAGGCAAAGCGGTTGTTCCTAGCGATAAGCAGGAGACCAAGCGACAGCCAGTTAAAAAGAAACAGGATATCGGCCGAAACGCCTTATGCCCATGCGGCAGCGGCAAAAAATATAAACAATGTCACGGTGCAGCGGAGAATTAA
- a CDS encoding dicarboxylate/amino acid:cation symporter, whose amino-acid sequence MKSILKTYRFPLILLLSIVIGSLIGFTEGKDAAVLKPFGDIFLNAMFMIVVPLVFFSISSAIASMGGVKRFGKVMGSMMVVFLFTGVVASVIAMAGVKLYSPSKGVNIDLVKPEDAADKVSLGDQIVQTLTVSDFSELFSRNNMLALILFSVLMGVAVSMIGEKGKPFANFLKSGSEVMLKMVSLVMYYAPIGLGAYFAALIGEFGPTLLGSYFRAVLYYYPLAIIYFFGFFSLYAFMASGKEGVRHFWKNMLSPSLTALATCSSAASIPVNLAASKKMGVPHDISETAIPLGATLHKDGSVMGGVLKITFLFGIFGHNFSGIGTYLLVLVVSLLVGMVMGAIPQGGMIGEMLILSLFGFPVEALPIAAAISTIIDPPATLLNATGDNVASMLTARLVEGKKSMKETVMKLGEQKGA is encoded by the coding sequence TCGTCATCGGAAGCCTCATCGGTTTTACGGAAGGCAAGGATGCAGCCGTATTAAAACCGTTTGGTGATATATTTTTGAATGCGATGTTTATGATCGTCGTACCGCTCGTTTTCTTTTCCATTTCATCAGCCATTGCCTCTATGGGAGGAGTCAAGCGGTTCGGAAAAGTGATGGGCTCAATGATGGTCGTTTTCCTCTTTACAGGAGTCGTTGCTTCCGTGATAGCCATGGCAGGAGTAAAGCTTTACTCGCCATCTAAAGGAGTTAACATTGATCTTGTAAAACCTGAAGATGCTGCGGACAAGGTGTCGTTGGGTGACCAGATTGTCCAAACATTAACCGTTTCTGATTTCTCTGAGCTGTTTTCACGTAATAACATGCTCGCTCTCATCCTATTTTCTGTGTTGATGGGAGTAGCCGTTTCTATGATCGGTGAAAAAGGAAAACCATTCGCGAACTTCCTGAAATCAGGAAGCGAAGTGATGCTAAAGATGGTCAGCCTCGTCATGTATTATGCGCCGATTGGTCTTGGTGCTTATTTTGCAGCCTTAATCGGAGAGTTCGGACCGACGCTTCTTGGATCTTATTTCCGCGCGGTTCTGTATTACTACCCGCTTGCTATTATTTATTTCTTTGGATTTTTCTCGCTGTATGCGTTTATGGCCAGTGGAAAAGAAGGTGTCCGTCATTTCTGGAAAAACATGCTTTCTCCATCGCTAACGGCCCTTGCCACTTGCAGCTCGGCCGCTTCTATTCCGGTTAACCTGGCGGCCTCCAAAAAGATGGGTGTGCCACACGATATCAGTGAAACGGCCATTCCACTGGGAGCGACACTTCATAAAGACGGCTCAGTAATGGGCGGTGTCCTGAAGATCACTTTCTTGTTCGGGATCTTTGGACATAATTTCTCTGGGATCGGTACGTACCTTCTTGTTCTTGTCGTTTCTTTATTGGTAGGAATGGTCATGGGTGCGATTCCGCAAGGCGGGATGATCGGTGAAATGCTGATTCTTTCACTCTTCGGGTTCCCGGTTGAAGCCTTGCCGATCGCCGCTGCGATCAGTACGATTATCGATCCGCCGGCTACCCTGCTGAATGCAACTGGAGATAATGTGGCCAGCATGCTGACAGCACGACTTGTAGAAGGCAAAAAGAGTATGAAAGAAACCGTCATGAAACTTGGAGAACAAAAAGGAGCGTAA